The following are from one region of the Siniperca chuatsi isolate FFG_IHB_CAS linkage group LG13, ASM2008510v1, whole genome shotgun sequence genome:
- the usp33 gene encoding ubiquitin carboxyl-terminal hydrolase 33 isoform X2 has translation MPPASSCDCPHLDCVGEITKEELIQKSHGQCQDCKVGGPNLWACLENGCAYVGCGESHTDHSTVHSQETRHNLTVNLTTLRVWCYACGKEVFLERKLGPHSPHANSKPLSSPQNAGQDNSRAPGSPTSLRVPPNGGCEDLDMETEEEDDMRARGLTGLKNIGNTCYMNAALQALSNCPPLTQFFLECGGMVRTDKKPALCKSYQKLVSDLWHKNRPSYVVPTNLFQGIKAINPMFRGYSQQDSQEFLRCLMDQLHEELKEPLPEPYDQSNGITVDDGPEEDNHSQSDNDFQSCESCGSSERADNEVQGGNVLMDITNEAEMLIPEQDEIQANREWQKEKNMINDFYRSGVNGVMGGSTGVDMDKDVDTTTETMPIISCQGAIKVQGRTSESFPDIQMSNTTRPQSPVPMEGHIPKMSSSPPKAASGWPSLNPAHKKVTTFSPPKHKRQKKYRSVISDVFDGTIVSSVQCLTCDRVSVTLENFQDISLPIPGKEDLAKLHSSTHQTSLVKAGSCGEAYAPQGWIAFVMEYIKSWFWGPVVTLQDCLAAFFARDELKGDNMYSCEKCKKLRNGVKFCKMQSLPEILCIHLKRFRHELMFSTKISTHVSFPLEGLDLQPFLDKNRSAQTSNYDLLSVICHHGTASSGHYIAYCRNDVNNLWYEFDDQSVTEVSESCVQNAEAYVLFYKKSNEDALKERRRVSGLFNMMEPSLLQFYISRQWLNKFKTFAEPGPISNDDFLCLHGGVPPNKATFIDDLVVMLPQNVWDHLYSRYGGGPAVNHLYVCHTCQIEIEKLEKRRKSELDMFVRLNKAFQEEESPVVIYCISMQWFREWEGFVKGKDNDPPGAIDNSKITVNKNGHLTLRQGADSGQISEETWNFLHSIYGGGPLVTVRPNSHQEAESSQSEEKIEVETRSV, from the exons GAGACGAGGCACAACCTTACAGTAAACCTGACCACGCTTCGAGTGTGGTGCTACGCCTGCGGCAAGGAGGTTTTCCTGGAGCGTAAACTAGGTCCTCACTCTCCCCACGCCAACAGCAaacccctctcctctccacagAATGCTGGGCAG GATAACAGCAGGGCCCCTGGGAGCCCAACCTCCCTGAGAGTGCCCCCTAATGGAGGCTGTGAAGACCTGGACAtggagacagaagaggaggatgacATGCGTGCCAGAG GCCTGACAGGACTGAAAAACATCGGCAACACCTGCTACATGAACGCTGCCCTCCAGGCCCTGTCCAACTG CCCGCCCTTGACACAGTTCTTTCTTGAATGCGGCGGCATGGTGAGGACGGACAAGAAGCCTGCACTCTGCAAAAGCTATCAGAAACTAGTGTCAGACCTGTGGCACAAGAACAG ACCCTCCTACGTGGTCCCAACCAACTTGTTCCAGGGGATCAAAGCCATAAACCCCATGTTTAGAGGATATTCTCAGCAG GACTCCCAGGAGTTTCTGCGCTGCTTGATGGATCAACTTCACGAGGAGCTGAAGGAGCCGCTGCCCGAGCCCTATGACCAGTCCAACGGCATCACCGTGGACGACGGCCCTGAGGAGGACAACCACAGCCAGTCAGACAACGACTTCCAGTCATGCGAGTCCTGCGGCAGCAGCGAGCGGGCCGATAATGAAGTGCAGGGCGGGAATGTGCTGATGGACATCACCAACGAGGCCGAGATGCTGATTCCTGAGCAAGATGAGATCCAGGCCAACAGAGAGTGGCAGAAGGAGAAGAACATGATTAATGACTTTTACCGCTCCGGAGTTAATGGTGTTATGGGTGGAAGCACTGGAGTGGACATGGACAAAGATGTTGACACCACCACTGAAACAATGCCCATTATCAGCTGCCAGGGGGCCATCAAGGTTCAAGGCAGAACATCAG AATCCTTCCCAGACATCCAAATGTCCAACACCACAAGACCACAGAGTCCAGTCCCGATGGAGGGACacattcccaaaatgtccagcAGCCCGCCCAAAGCTGCCTCTGGCTGGCCCAGCCTAAACCCTGCACACAAGAAAG TGACCACATTCTCCCCACCAAAGCACAAGCGTCAGAAGAAATACCGCAGTGTCATCTCAGATGTGTTCGATGGGACCATTGTCAGCTCAGTTCAGTGCCTCACCTGTGATCGG GTGTCTGTGACCCTGGAGAACTTCCAGGATATCTCGTTACCCATCCCAGGGAAGGAAGACCTGGCCAAGCTCCACTCCTCCACCCATCAGACCTCCCTGGTTAAAGCCGGCTCTTGTGGGGAAGCTTATGCACCACAGGGCTGGATTGCATTTGTCATGGAATACATCAAGAG TTGGTTCTGGGGTCCAGTGGTTACGCTACAAGATTGTCTTGCAGCTTTCTTTGCCAGAGATGAACTAAAGG GAGACAACATGTACAGCTGTGAAAAATGCAAGAA ATTACGAAACGGAGTCAAATTTTGTAAAATGCAAAGTTTGCCAGAG ATCCTGTGTATCCACTTGAAGCGCTTCAGACACGAACTGATGTTCTCCACCAAGATAAGCACCCACGTCTCCTTCCCACTCGAGGGCCTGGACCTGCAGCCTTTTCTGGACAAAAACAGATCCGCCCAGACCTCCAACTatgacctgctgtcagtcatctgtCACCACGGCACTGCCAGCA GTGGCCACTACATAGCGTACTGCAGGAATGATGTGAACAATCTGTGGTATGAATTTGATGACCAAAGTGTGACCGAAGTGTCTGAATCCTGTGTCCAGAATGCTGAGGCTTATGTGCTCTTCTATAA aaagagcaacGAGGACGCACTGAAAGAACGTAGGAGGGTGTCAGGTTTATTCAACATGATGGAGCCCAGCCTTCTTCAGTTCTACATCTCCCGCCAGTGGCTTAACAAGTTCAAGACCTTTGCTGAGCCGGGGCCCATTTCCAACGACGACTTTCTGTGTTTGCATGGAG GTGTGCCACCCAACAAAGCAACATTCATCGATGACCTGGTAGTTATGCTGCCACAGAACGTGTGGGATCACCTTTACAGCAG GTACGGAGGGGGTCCAGCTGTCAACCACCTGTATGTTTGCCACACATGCCAGATTGAGATAGAAAAACTGGAGAAACGGCGCAAGTCAGAGCTGGACATGTTTGTCAGG CTGAACAAGGCGTTCCAGGAGGAGGAGTCTCCAGTGGTCATATACTGCATCAGCATGCAGTGGTTTCGTGAGTGGGAGGGCTTTGTCAAAGGAAAAGACAATG ATCCGCCGGGAGCCATTGATAATTCCAAGATTACAGTAAACAAGAACGGCCATTTAACACTCAGACAAG GAGCTGACTCGGGGCAGATCTCTGAAGAGACATGGAACTTCCTCCACTCTATCTACGGTGGTGGTCCACTTGTGACGGTTCGGCCAAACAGCCACCAGGAAGCAGAATCATCGCAGTCAGAGGAGAAGATAGAGGTGGAGACGCGCTCTGTTTAA
- the usp33 gene encoding ubiquitin carboxyl-terminal hydrolase 33 isoform X1 has protein sequence MPPASSCDCPHLDCVGEITKEELIQKSHGQCQDCKVGGPNLWACLENGCAYVGCGESHTDHSTVHSQETRHNLTVNLTTLRVWCYACGKEVFLERKLGPHSPHANSKPLSSPQNAGQDNSRAPGSPTSLRVPPNGGCEDLDMETEEEDDMRARGLTGLKNIGNTCYMNAALQALSNCPPLTQFFLECGGMVRTDKKPALCKSYQKLVSDLWHKNRPSYVVPTNLFQGIKAINPMFRGYSQQDSQEFLRCLMDQLHEELKEPLPEPYDQSNGITVDDGPEEDNHSQSDNDFQSCESCGSSERADNEVQGGNVLMDITNEAEMLIPEQDEIQANREWQKEKNMINDFYRSGVNGVMGGSTGVDMDKDVDTTTETMPIISCQGAIKVQGRTSESFPDIQMSNTTRPQSPVPMEGHIPKMSSSPPKAASGWPSLNPAHKKAVTTFSPPKHKRQKKYRSVISDVFDGTIVSSVQCLTCDRVSVTLENFQDISLPIPGKEDLAKLHSSTHQTSLVKAGSCGEAYAPQGWIAFVMEYIKSWFWGPVVTLQDCLAAFFARDELKGDNMYSCEKCKKLRNGVKFCKMQSLPEILCIHLKRFRHELMFSTKISTHVSFPLEGLDLQPFLDKNRSAQTSNYDLLSVICHHGTASSGHYIAYCRNDVNNLWYEFDDQSVTEVSESCVQNAEAYVLFYKKSNEDALKERRRVSGLFNMMEPSLLQFYISRQWLNKFKTFAEPGPISNDDFLCLHGGVPPNKATFIDDLVVMLPQNVWDHLYSRYGGGPAVNHLYVCHTCQIEIEKLEKRRKSELDMFVRLNKAFQEEESPVVIYCISMQWFREWEGFVKGKDNDPPGAIDNSKITVNKNGHLTLRQGADSGQISEETWNFLHSIYGGGPLVTVRPNSHQEAESSQSEEKIEVETRSV, from the exons GAGACGAGGCACAACCTTACAGTAAACCTGACCACGCTTCGAGTGTGGTGCTACGCCTGCGGCAAGGAGGTTTTCCTGGAGCGTAAACTAGGTCCTCACTCTCCCCACGCCAACAGCAaacccctctcctctccacagAATGCTGGGCAG GATAACAGCAGGGCCCCTGGGAGCCCAACCTCCCTGAGAGTGCCCCCTAATGGAGGCTGTGAAGACCTGGACAtggagacagaagaggaggatgacATGCGTGCCAGAG GCCTGACAGGACTGAAAAACATCGGCAACACCTGCTACATGAACGCTGCCCTCCAGGCCCTGTCCAACTG CCCGCCCTTGACACAGTTCTTTCTTGAATGCGGCGGCATGGTGAGGACGGACAAGAAGCCTGCACTCTGCAAAAGCTATCAGAAACTAGTGTCAGACCTGTGGCACAAGAACAG ACCCTCCTACGTGGTCCCAACCAACTTGTTCCAGGGGATCAAAGCCATAAACCCCATGTTTAGAGGATATTCTCAGCAG GACTCCCAGGAGTTTCTGCGCTGCTTGATGGATCAACTTCACGAGGAGCTGAAGGAGCCGCTGCCCGAGCCCTATGACCAGTCCAACGGCATCACCGTGGACGACGGCCCTGAGGAGGACAACCACAGCCAGTCAGACAACGACTTCCAGTCATGCGAGTCCTGCGGCAGCAGCGAGCGGGCCGATAATGAAGTGCAGGGCGGGAATGTGCTGATGGACATCACCAACGAGGCCGAGATGCTGATTCCTGAGCAAGATGAGATCCAGGCCAACAGAGAGTGGCAGAAGGAGAAGAACATGATTAATGACTTTTACCGCTCCGGAGTTAATGGTGTTATGGGTGGAAGCACTGGAGTGGACATGGACAAAGATGTTGACACCACCACTGAAACAATGCCCATTATCAGCTGCCAGGGGGCCATCAAGGTTCAAGGCAGAACATCAG AATCCTTCCCAGACATCCAAATGTCCAACACCACAAGACCACAGAGTCCAGTCCCGATGGAGGGACacattcccaaaatgtccagcAGCCCGCCCAAAGCTGCCTCTGGCTGGCCCAGCCTAAACCCTGCACACAAGAAAG CAGTGACCACATTCTCCCCACCAAAGCACAAGCGTCAGAAGAAATACCGCAGTGTCATCTCAGATGTGTTCGATGGGACCATTGTCAGCTCAGTTCAGTGCCTCACCTGTGATCGG GTGTCTGTGACCCTGGAGAACTTCCAGGATATCTCGTTACCCATCCCAGGGAAGGAAGACCTGGCCAAGCTCCACTCCTCCACCCATCAGACCTCCCTGGTTAAAGCCGGCTCTTGTGGGGAAGCTTATGCACCACAGGGCTGGATTGCATTTGTCATGGAATACATCAAGAG TTGGTTCTGGGGTCCAGTGGTTACGCTACAAGATTGTCTTGCAGCTTTCTTTGCCAGAGATGAACTAAAGG GAGACAACATGTACAGCTGTGAAAAATGCAAGAA ATTACGAAACGGAGTCAAATTTTGTAAAATGCAAAGTTTGCCAGAG ATCCTGTGTATCCACTTGAAGCGCTTCAGACACGAACTGATGTTCTCCACCAAGATAAGCACCCACGTCTCCTTCCCACTCGAGGGCCTGGACCTGCAGCCTTTTCTGGACAAAAACAGATCCGCCCAGACCTCCAACTatgacctgctgtcagtcatctgtCACCACGGCACTGCCAGCA GTGGCCACTACATAGCGTACTGCAGGAATGATGTGAACAATCTGTGGTATGAATTTGATGACCAAAGTGTGACCGAAGTGTCTGAATCCTGTGTCCAGAATGCTGAGGCTTATGTGCTCTTCTATAA aaagagcaacGAGGACGCACTGAAAGAACGTAGGAGGGTGTCAGGTTTATTCAACATGATGGAGCCCAGCCTTCTTCAGTTCTACATCTCCCGCCAGTGGCTTAACAAGTTCAAGACCTTTGCTGAGCCGGGGCCCATTTCCAACGACGACTTTCTGTGTTTGCATGGAG GTGTGCCACCCAACAAAGCAACATTCATCGATGACCTGGTAGTTATGCTGCCACAGAACGTGTGGGATCACCTTTACAGCAG GTACGGAGGGGGTCCAGCTGTCAACCACCTGTATGTTTGCCACACATGCCAGATTGAGATAGAAAAACTGGAGAAACGGCGCAAGTCAGAGCTGGACATGTTTGTCAGG CTGAACAAGGCGTTCCAGGAGGAGGAGTCTCCAGTGGTCATATACTGCATCAGCATGCAGTGGTTTCGTGAGTGGGAGGGCTTTGTCAAAGGAAAAGACAATG ATCCGCCGGGAGCCATTGATAATTCCAAGATTACAGTAAACAAGAACGGCCATTTAACACTCAGACAAG GAGCTGACTCGGGGCAGATCTCTGAAGAGACATGGAACTTCCTCCACTCTATCTACGGTGGTGGTCCACTTGTGACGGTTCGGCCAAACAGCCACCAGGAAGCAGAATCATCGCAGTCAGAGGAGAAGATAGAGGTGGAGACGCGCTCTGTTTAA